In Mycobacteriales bacterium, the genomic window GTCTTTCAGCGAGGCTGAAAGACCAACAACGTTGGGCTCGACGGACGGGTTTGGTGGTCGGTCGCCGCGTCCGCGCGCGGCTCGCGCCTAGGACTTGCCTAGGACTTGAGGAGCAGGCCGATCCCGATCACGCAGCCGAACCAGATGACGCCGCAGATGATGGTCAGCCGGTCGAGGTTCTTCTCGACCACGGACGACCCGGACAGCGATGACGAGACGCCGCCGCCGAACATGTCCGACAGGCCGCCGCCCTTGCCCCGGTGCAACAGCACGAGCAGGACGAGGAGCAGG contains:
- the secG gene encoding preprotein translocase subunit SecG; this encodes MTAALSVLLIIVSLLLVLLVLLHRGKGGGLSDMFGGGVSSSLSGSSVVEKNLDRLTIICGVIWFGCVIGIGLLLKS